One genomic region from Arthrobacter pigmenti encodes:
- a CDS encoding STAS/SEC14 domain-containing protein has protein sequence MNAVSLEHIESPETPEEPTGSDTDPITRLVLPEGQHISGELAEEFAQRARDEAGTTLRPVLLVISGVLNFSREARAVFSSSRSSSAIAVLGATSVDRVLANFLLGGGPPPCPTRYFSDEGAAVAWLLEHTDDS, from the coding sequence ATGAATGCAGTCTCGCTGGAACACATTGAAAGTCCGGAAACGCCGGAGGAGCCCACCGGTAGCGACACGGATCCCATCACCCGGCTGGTCCTGCCGGAGGGCCAGCATATTTCGGGGGAGCTGGCGGAGGAATTCGCCCAGCGTGCGCGCGATGAAGCGGGCACTACGCTCCGGCCGGTTCTCCTGGTGATCAGCGGCGTCCTCAATTTCAGCAGAGAGGCCAGGGCGGTGTTCAGCAGCTCACGGTCCTCCTCGGCGATCGCCGTCCTGGGAGCCACGTCGGTGGACCGTGTCCTGGCCAACTTCCTCCTCGGCGGGGGGCCACCCCCCTGCCCCACCCGATACTTCTCCGACGAGGGCGCCGCCGTCGCGTGGCTGCTGGAGCACACGGATGACTCCTGA